The DNA segment tcacacctgcaaccccagcgccaaggtgggcagatcacctgaggtcaggagttcgagaccagcctggccaacatggcaaaaccccgtctctactaaaaatacaaaaattagccagccacggtggcaagcacccgtaatcccagctactcgggaggctgaggcaagagaatcacttgaacccaggaggcggaggttgcagtgaaccgagatcacacgactgcactccagcctgggtgacagagtgagactcctcaagaaaaaacaaacaaacaaacaaaaactgcaatTGTACTCCCtaactctataaaaataaaaaatacttttctaaaagaattttttttttttaatactttaagttctgggatacatgtgcagaacgtgcagttttgttacataggtatacatgtgccatggtggtttgctgcacccatcaaccggtcacctacatcaggtatttctcctaatgttatccctcccctagccccctattccccgacaggccccagtgtgtgatgttcccctccctgtgtccatgtgttctcattgttcaactcccacttatgagtgagaacatgcttggttttctgatcttgtgatagtttgctgagaatgatggtttccagcttcatccatgtccctgcaaaggacatgaactcatccctttttatggctccatagtattccatggtgtatatgtgccacattttcttaaaaagaacTTTTAAAGACACCTGGTTTAAGCAAGTACAATTGAGTTAACTATGTAGTTTCAGTATACTTCTAAGTATTACAGCTCATGCTAATAGCAAAAATATGCATGATACATCAAGTTAACAGTATGCCTCTCCCTCTAAATGTTAGGTCATGATAGCATTTGGAAGTCTTCAAAAGGAAAAATTCCTCATACGCTGTATTCTAAATTCCGTATTTTTCTATCAGCTCCTTTGCTTTAGAAATATAGGCACTCATCGCATCTTCCGTCGACAACCCTAGAAAGATACAAACAGGTTATCTCCCTGATTGGTGCACTGGGAAATTAAGAAAGTTTGCTTTAAACTTGTGAAAGACTAAAAAACCTTTTTTGAGGTTCCACGCTTCCCATTTGGCTTTGCCTTTTAAATCTAGCATTCCTGGACACGCTGGCAAAAGAAGGAGACATGCATTTGCAGGTTAACATTTTACTGTGCACTTCTACAGACATTGTTGAAACGGAGtatattactatattttaagTAATGATATATTATAATtgcaattaatatattaattgtaacacgaatatattaatattaataatatgtaataCCAATATTAACGTCTCCAACTATTGCTTGTTTGTAAAGCCCATAGAGTTCTTTCAGTTCTCCAGCATCTGGTCTTGCTTTCAGCTTCCTCACATCTTCTGCAGCCCTGTCAAAATCAgcctaaaggaaaaacaaacaaacaaacaaacaaaaggagcATTTTACCACCAAGGAATAGGAACTCAAAGAGCAGGAAGAGGAAGGTTTCAAGTAGAAATGGACTTCTGCTGCTCTGGTTCTATCAGAATCATCTTAATTTACTTGAATTCCTAGGAGTTCACCTCTCCTGGGACTTACCTAATATGAAGAACTACAGAAAATTCTTAATACAGAAAATGTTCGGtttaccttcctttttttttttttttttttttttttttgagccaaagtctggctctctcgcccaggctggagtgcagtgcagtggcaccgtctccactcactgcaacctctacttctggggctcaagccattctcctacctcagcctcccaagtagctgggactacaggggtgcaccaccacactcggctaatttttgtattttttgtagagatggggttttgtcatgttggccaggcttgtcttgaactcctgacctcaagtgatccccctgcctcggcctcccaaagtgctgtgactacaggcgtgagccactgcacctgatggtgagtttgctttttttttttgagaccgagtctcactctgttgcccaggctgaagtgcagtggcaagatctcggatcactgcaaccttcgcctcctgggttcatgccattctcctgcctcagcctcccgagtagct comes from the Pan troglodytes isolate AG18354 chromosome 8, NHGRI_mPanTro3-v2.0_pri, whole genome shotgun sequence genome and includes:
- the ACBD7 gene encoding acyl-CoA-binding domain-containing protein 7, with translation MALQADFDRAAEDVRKLKARPDAGELKELYGLYKQAIVGDVNIACPGMLDLKGKAKWEAWNLKKGLSTEDAMSAYISKAKELIEKYGI